The Henckelia pumila isolate YLH828 chromosome 2, ASM3356847v2, whole genome shotgun sequence genome includes a window with the following:
- the LOC140878749 gene encoding uncharacterized protein, translating into MAANANLSLRQLGTPDLNQQALCITFPTLEANATFELKSGLIHLLPSFHGLVGEDLHKHLMKFHVVCTSMKPHGVTQEQIQLRDFPFSSKNAAKHWLYYLPPGSITTLAEMKMIFLEKYFAASRAANIRKEIYGIKHSMLDADNRGVFVNKTPIQARNLIENMAANSHQFGTNRSDPAPRRGNEETRASIQHLNTQVEQLATTISRLEAQNSSNLSSQTVVNSKENVSAITMSTDEDVKESKVEESEPSQKYTPKGKFPALSEYKPVAPFSLALKDSRKDECIKGLYEIFRRCEVNIPLLDAIKQGCQKVELGEQVSAVIRRKTPEKCKDPETVIQVADRYTIYPRGVLEDVLVQVGNLVFPADFYVLDMKNNDLKSPILLGRPFLKTSKSIIDVNNGTLTMEFDGKIVKFNIFDNPNFPSYESAVINLDINDYLSQEQKKFFNGDKLDKVVAQYAKNSNDKIFPSELQAPRIAKNLPPDKDTEIPKKSKEMKHGLKITVKSLKWVKVDKTTRYEPP; encoded by the exons ATGGCTGCCAACGCAAATCTGAGCCTAAGACAACTTGGAACCCCCGATCTGAATCAGCAGGCCTTATGCATCACTTTTCCTACTTTAGAagctaatgctacttttgagttAAAATCTGGGCTAATTCACTTATTACCTTCGTTCCATGGTCTTGTAGGTGAGGATCTGCACAAGCACTTAATGAAATTCCATGTGGTGTGCACAAGCATGAAACCACATGGAGTAACACAAGAGCAGATCCAATTAAGAGACTTTCCATTTTCGTCAAAAAATGCTGCAAAGCATTGGCTATACTATCTACCTCCTGGATCCATCACCACCTTGGCAGAGATGAAGATGATATTTCTAGAGAAGTACTTTGCAGCTTCGAGAGCGGCAAACATTAGAAAGGAGATCTATGGCATCAAACA TAGTATGCTAGATGCGGACAATAGAGGAGTTTTCGTGAACAAAACTCCAATCCAAGCAAGGAATTTGAtcgagaatatggctgccaattctcatcAATTTGGCACTAACAGGAGTGATCCAGCACCCAGACGGGGcaatgag gaaacgagagcaagtatccaacactTGAACACTCAGGTGGAGCAGTTGGCAACAACAATAAGCAGGTTGGAGGCACAAAATTCTAGCAACTTATCATCACAGACAGTGGTGAATTCGAAGGAGAATGTGAGTGCAATCACCATGAG TACAGATGAAGATGTGAAGGAATCTAAGGTAGAGGAGAGTGAGCCAAGTCAGAAATACACACCAAAAGGTAAGTTTCCTGCTCTTTCTGAATATAAACCTGTAGCCCCTTTTTCCCTTGCTTTGAAAGATTCTAGGAAGGATGAATGTATCAAGGGGTTGTATGAaatttttcgtagatgtgaggtcaaTATTCCcttgttagatgctattaagcaa GGATGTCAAAAAGTTGAATTAGGAGAACAGGTTTCTGCTGTGATTCGGAGAAAGACACCtgaaaaatgcaaggatccag AAACTGTTATCCAGGTGGCTGATAGATATACTATTTATCCTAGAGGTGTGTTAGAGGATGTTCTTGTGCAAGTTGGTAATTTGGtttttcctgctgatttttatgttcTTGATATGAAAAACAATGATTTGAAGAGTCCAATTTTGCTAGGaagaccatttcttaaaacttcAAAGTCTATTATAGATGTTAATAAtggtactctcactatggaattcgatgggAAGATtgtcaagtttaatatttttgataaccCGAATTTTCCTAGTTATGAAAGCGCtgttattaatcttgatatcaatgatTACTTGTCACAAGaacaaaagaaattttttaatgGGGATAAGTTAGACAAAGTTGTTGCACAATATGCTAAAAACTCCAATGATAAGATTTTTCCTTCTGAATTACAGGCACCTCGAATTGCAAAAAACCTTCCTCCAGATAAAGACACAGAAATACCCAAGAAATCCAAGGAGATGAAACA